Proteins encoded together in one Epinephelus moara isolate mb chromosome 2, YSFRI_EMoa_1.0, whole genome shotgun sequence window:
- the LOC126403192 gene encoding myb-related transcription factor, partner of profilin-like isoform X2, producing MERAEGAAMSWRPDEEEFKVEGVTGGLRVKPRFTFSELKLLLEAVKRNRYILLRKFNQGVSADAKKRTWTEITNQVNGLGQTHREVRQIMKKWADLKCDAKRRMGALQGLNGGNLRNKNLGPVEKMVHKILMMSPRGGDPFHSSPECDLTEDGERTMDFEDNDDSMFSTYPSSLPPTSSPSLDPLPDNALLRMKPVHTYSRNNSQNNTSSRPPPGPSSSVASTSSAFPLVSDSDAASSSAAPPSEQSHTTAPPPPPSTSAAANTSHPAPSFSSLPPPAPPAAVSSSSAASTATSSSNSHKAPPLSSALPPRRASSSGSNPPDPLPGGASSHRDQVAQMASQSLQQQRASRMLLTSVSQSLEMLAQSVQLLVETQQEFVQESLLLQRETVDVLRDFSNTALTMLRDKANSGQLSSHHRPAAHF from the exons atgGAACGAGCCGAAGGCGCAGCCATGTCGTGGCGTCCAGACGAAGAAGAGTTTAAGGTGGAAGGAGTGACGGGAGGGTTGAGAGTCAAACCGAGGTTCACCTTCAGCGAGCTCAAACTGCTGCTGGAGGCCGTGAAGAGGAACAGATACATCCTCCTCA GGAAGTTTAACCAGGGTGTGTCAGCTGATGCCAAGAAACGGACCTGGACTGAAATCACCAACCAGGTGAACGGACTGGGACAGACGCACAGAGAG GTGCGTCAGATCATGAAGAAATGGGCGGACCTCAAATGTGACGCAAAGCGACGCATGGGGGCCCTCCAGGGCCTCAACGGCGGCAACCTGAGGAACAAGAACCTGGGCCCTGTGGAGAAGATGGTCCACAAGATATTGATGATGAGTCCCAGAGGAG GTGACCCTTTCCACTCGTCTCCTGAGTGCGACCTGACTGAGGACGGAG AACGAACGATGGACTTTGAAGACAACGATGACTCCATGTTCTCCACCTACCCTTCCTCTCTCCCCCCAACCTCCTCCCCCTCACTGGACCCCCTGCCTGACAACGCCCTGCTGAGGATGAAGCCGGTCCACACCTACTCCAGAAACAACAGCCAGAACAACACCTCCTCCCGCCCTCCACCTggaccctcctcctctgtggcctccacctcctctgctTTCCCCTTAGTGTCTGATTCAGACGCTGCCTCGTCCTCAGCTGCACCTCCCTCGGAGCAGTCCCACACAACcgccccccctccacctccttctACATCTGCTGCAGCCAATACCTCACACCCTGCACCTTCCTTTTCCTCCCTCccacctcctgctcctcctgctgctgtatcttcctcctctgctgcttctACTGCGACCTCCTCCTCAAACTCCCACAAagcccctcccctctcctcagCGCTTCCACCCAGGCGTGCCTCCTCCTCAGGCTCAAACCCGCCTGACCCTCTCCCGGGTGGAGCTTCGTCCCACAGGGACCAGGTGGCCCAGATGGCGTCTCAGAGCCTCCAGCAGCAGCGTGCCAGCAGGATGCTCCTGACCTCGGTGTCTCAGTCTCTGGAGATGTTGGCGCAGTCGGTGCAGCTGCTGGTGGAGACGCAGCAGGAGTTTGTGCAGGAGTCTTTGCTTCTGCAGAGGGAGACGGTGGACGTCCTGAGGGATTTCTCCAACACGGCGCTGACTATGCTGAGAGACAAAGCCAACAGTGGACAACTGTCCTCACACCATCGCCCTGCTGCACACTTCTGA
- the LOC126403192 gene encoding uncharacterized protein LOC126403192 isoform X1, with protein MERAEGAAMSWRPDEEEFKVEGVTGGLRVKPRFTFSELKLLLEAVKRNRYILLRKFNQGVSADAKKRTWTEITNQVNGLGQTHREVRQIMKKWADLKCDAKRRMGALQGLNGGNLRNKNLGPVEKMVHKILMMSPRGDCDSDLDLAEDEDFSKLYSKGPSPTPPPYSYLSLTDSSHSMPGGASYEFSPLSSPEKELGGDPFHSSPECDLTEDGERTMDFEDNDDSMFSTYPSSLPPTSSPSLDPLPDNALLRMKPVHTYSRNNSQNNTSSRPPPGPSSSVASTSSAFPLVSDSDAASSSAAPPSEQSHTTAPPPPPSTSAAANTSHPAPSFSSLPPPAPPAAVSSSSAASTATSSSNSHKAPPLSSALPPRRASSSGSNPPDPLPGGASSHRDQVAQMASQSLQQQRASRMLLTSVSQSLEMLAQSVQLLVETQQEFVQESLLLQRETVDVLRDFSNTALTMLRDKANSGQLSSHHRPAAHF; from the exons atgGAACGAGCCGAAGGCGCAGCCATGTCGTGGCGTCCAGACGAAGAAGAGTTTAAGGTGGAAGGAGTGACGGGAGGGTTGAGAGTCAAACCGAGGTTCACCTTCAGCGAGCTCAAACTGCTGCTGGAGGCCGTGAAGAGGAACAGATACATCCTCCTCA GGAAGTTTAACCAGGGTGTGTCAGCTGATGCCAAGAAACGGACCTGGACTGAAATCACCAACCAGGTGAACGGACTGGGACAGACGCACAGAGAG GTGCGTCAGATCATGAAGAAATGGGCGGACCTCAAATGTGACGCAAAGCGACGCATGGGGGCCCTCCAGGGCCTCAACGGCGGCAACCTGAGGAACAAGAACCTGGGCCCTGTGGAGAAGATGGTCCACAAGATATTGATGATGAGTCCCAGAGGAG ACTGCGACAGCGACCTGGACCTCGCCGAAGATGAAGATTTTTCTAAGCTTTACAGTAAAGGCCCCTCCCCCACCCCGCCCCCCTACTCCTACCTCAGCCTGACGGACAGCTCCCACTCGATGCCTGGAGGAGCCTCCTATgagttctctcctctctcctcaccaGAGAAAGAGCTCGGGG GTGACCCTTTCCACTCGTCTCCTGAGTGCGACCTGACTGAGGACGGAG AACGAACGATGGACTTTGAAGACAACGATGACTCCATGTTCTCCACCTACCCTTCCTCTCTCCCCCCAACCTCCTCCCCCTCACTGGACCCCCTGCCTGACAACGCCCTGCTGAGGATGAAGCCGGTCCACACCTACTCCAGAAACAACAGCCAGAACAACACCTCCTCCCGCCCTCCACCTggaccctcctcctctgtggcctccacctcctctgctTTCCCCTTAGTGTCTGATTCAGACGCTGCCTCGTCCTCAGCTGCACCTCCCTCGGAGCAGTCCCACACAACcgccccccctccacctccttctACATCTGCTGCAGCCAATACCTCACACCCTGCACCTTCCTTTTCCTCCCTCccacctcctgctcctcctgctgctgtatcttcctcctctgctgcttctACTGCGACCTCCTCCTCAAACTCCCACAAagcccctcccctctcctcagCGCTTCCACCCAGGCGTGCCTCCTCCTCAGGCTCAAACCCGCCTGACCCTCTCCCGGGTGGAGCTTCGTCCCACAGGGACCAGGTGGCCCAGATGGCGTCTCAGAGCCTCCAGCAGCAGCGTGCCAGCAGGATGCTCCTGACCTCGGTGTCTCAGTCTCTGGAGATGTTGGCGCAGTCGGTGCAGCTGCTGGTGGAGACGCAGCAGGAGTTTGTGCAGGAGTCTTTGCTTCTGCAGAGGGAGACGGTGGACGTCCTGAGGGATTTCTCCAACACGGCGCTGACTATGCTGAGAGACAAAGCCAACAGTGGACAACTGTCCTCACACCATCGCCCTGCTGCACACTTCTGA